In Ochrobactrum sp. Marseille-Q0166, a single genomic region encodes these proteins:
- a CDS encoding GNAT family N-acetyltransferase has product MVGNIEIKKFDSAENGRYFVRIDGDEAEMTYTKLGPALISIDHTFVPDSMRGKGVAQALALHAVEDARKVGWKIIPRCSFMQVQVKRHTEWSDVISEANA; this is encoded by the coding sequence ATGGTCGGAAATATCGAAATCAAGAAATTCGACTCAGCTGAAAATGGCCGATACTTCGTCAGAATTGATGGTGATGAAGCAGAAATGACTTATACGAAATTAGGCCCGGCGCTGATTTCCATTGACCACACATTTGTACCCGACTCGATGCGCGGTAAAGGCGTTGCACAGGCGCTTGCGCTTCATGCAGTCGAAGATGCCCGTAAGGTCGGATGGAAGATTATACCGCGATGCAGTTTCATGCAGGTGCAGGTGAAACGCCATACCGAATGGTCGGATGTTATTTCAGAGGCTAACGCGTAG
- a CDS encoding DUF1153 domain-containing protein produces the protein MTDLTRPRIKYVIGPDGSPLTIADLPPASTRRWVIRRKAEVVAAVRGGLLSLEEACQRYTLTVEEFLGWQSSIDEHGLAGLRTTRIQQYRH, from the coding sequence ATGACCGATCTGACAAGACCGCGTATAAAGTATGTTATCGGTCCCGATGGCAGCCCGCTGACCATCGCCGACCTCCCCCCCGCCAGTACACGGCGCTGGGTCATTCGCCGAAAGGCTGAAGTTGTTGCTGCTGTTCGCGGCGGGCTTCTCAGCCTGGAGGAGGCATGCCAGCGTTATACATTGACGGTGGAGGAATTTCTGGGATGGCAGTCCTCAATCGACGAGCATGGTCTCGCCGGTCTCAGGACGACCCGTATCCAGCAATATAGACACTAA
- the mnmA gene encoding tRNA 2-thiouridine(34) synthase MnmA, which produces MSLNSLDLPGKPEDTRVVVAMSGGVDSSVVAGILKREGYDVVGVTLQLYDHGAAVHRAGSCCAGQDIEDARRVSESLGIPHYVLDYEARFREAVIDTFANSYVSGETPIPCVSCNQTVKFADLLQTARELGADALATGHYIRSGLNGEHRAMFRPEDSDRDQSYFLFATTQEQMDYLRFPLGHLPKARVREIAEEMGLTVAKKQDSQDICFVPQGKYTDIISKLKPEAATPGDIVHIDGRVLGRHDGIVHYTVGQRRGIGVATGDPLYVVHLDAANTRVIVGPREALETHKVFLRDVNWLGDQALDALPEGGVEVFAKVRSTRPPRPAVLHHADGKTWVELVDGESGIAPGQACVLYSDNSNTARVFGGGFIARSEREPRAEEMLRRLVTGAASASVA; this is translated from the coding sequence ATGAGCCTGAACAGCCTCGATCTGCCGGGAAAGCCGGAAGACACGCGCGTTGTCGTCGCCATGTCTGGTGGCGTCGATTCCTCTGTTGTGGCCGGCATCCTCAAACGTGAGGGCTATGATGTTGTTGGCGTGACGCTACAGCTTTATGACCACGGTGCGGCAGTGCATCGCGCCGGTTCATGCTGCGCGGGTCAGGACATCGAAGACGCCCGCCGCGTTTCGGAAAGCCTGGGCATTCCGCATTACGTTCTCGATTACGAAGCACGATTCCGCGAAGCTGTGATCGACACTTTTGCAAATTCTTATGTCAGCGGCGAAACGCCGATTCCTTGTGTGTCGTGTAATCAGACCGTCAAGTTTGCTGATCTTTTGCAGACGGCGCGGGAATTGGGCGCTGATGCGCTGGCGACTGGTCATTATATCCGCAGTGGTTTGAATGGCGAACATCGCGCCATGTTCCGCCCGGAGGATTCTGATCGCGATCAGAGCTATTTCCTGTTTGCGACCACGCAGGAACAGATGGACTATCTGCGTTTTCCGCTTGGGCATCTGCCAAAGGCGCGCGTGCGTGAGATCGCGGAAGAAATGGGACTGACTGTTGCCAAAAAGCAGGACAGTCAGGACATCTGCTTTGTTCCGCAGGGAAAATATACCGACATTATTTCCAAGCTGAAGCCGGAAGCGGCAACACCGGGTGATATTGTTCATATTGACGGGCGTGTTCTTGGACGTCATGACGGCATTGTCCATTACACCGTTGGTCAGCGCCGCGGGATTGGCGTGGCCACAGGCGATCCTCTTTATGTTGTGCATCTTGATGCTGCCAATACACGGGTTATTGTTGGACCACGCGAAGCGCTTGAAACGCATAAGGTATTTTTACGTGATGTGAACTGGCTCGGCGATCAAGCGCTTGATGCGCTGCCGGAAGGCGGCGTCGAAGTGTTTGCCAAGGTTCGCTCAACGCGTCCGCCACGTCCAGCTGTTCTGCATCATGCTGACGGCAAAACATGGGTAGAGCTGGTCGATGGCGAAAGTGGTATCGCACCGGGACAGGCCTGTGTGCTTTATTCTGATAACAGCAATACGGCTCGTGTTTTCGGTGGCGGGTTTATTGCGCGTTCCGAACGCGAACCACGCGCTGAAGAAATGCTGCGCCGCCTCGTCACTGGCGCTGCCAGCGCTTCGGTGGCTTGA
- a CDS encoding RNA methyltransferase, with protein MKEQTTRSHDFVVEIADSNDQRLAAYKNIREKDLVGRQQRFIAEGKVVLNVLFSEATRFETESLLILENRLNGLQDQLAHLPSGVEVYSVPQSVIDEVAGFHVHRGILAVGRRKPQPELADVITRLPETALVVVLCGISNHDNVGSIFRNAAAFEADCVFMDKTCCDPLYRKAIRVSVGATLKVPYFHGSNIETIVAELQAAEFNILALSPSSELNIYQAARNKRQALLLGTEGEGLPAHLLTQLTGARIPMSSQFDSLNVATASGIALSRFSKFNG; from the coding sequence ATGAAGGAGCAAACCACCCGATCGCACGACTTTGTCGTCGAAATTGCTGACTCAAACGATCAGCGCCTTGCAGCGTACAAAAATATCCGGGAAAAAGATCTGGTCGGGCGGCAACAGCGCTTTATCGCTGAGGGAAAAGTCGTCCTCAATGTTCTTTTTTCGGAAGCCACACGCTTTGAAACGGAATCCCTTCTCATTCTGGAAAACCGTCTGAATGGCCTGCAAGACCAGCTTGCACATTTACCATCCGGCGTAGAAGTCTATTCCGTGCCGCAATCGGTCATTGATGAGGTCGCGGGCTTTCATGTCCATCGTGGCATCCTTGCTGTCGGCCGACGCAAACCACAGCCAGAACTCGCAGACGTGATCACACGATTGCCTGAAACCGCTCTCGTGGTTGTTTTGTGCGGGATTTCCAATCACGACAATGTTGGATCGATCTTTCGCAATGCGGCAGCTTTTGAAGCCGATTGTGTATTTATGGATAAAACATGCTGCGACCCGCTTTACCGAAAAGCCATCCGCGTTTCTGTCGGCGCGACACTGAAAGTCCCGTATTTTCACGGTTCAAACATCGAGACGATTGTGGCAGAACTTCAAGCAGCCGAATTTAACATATTGGCTCTCAGTCCCTCATCAGAACTAAATATCTATCAAGCAGCACGCAATAAGCGTCAGGCGCTGCTATTAGGGACTGAAGGCGAAGGGCTTCCAGCGCATCTGCTCACACAACTCACCGGAGCGCGCATTCCCATGTCATCGCAGTTTGATAGCCTCAATGTCGCTACGGCATCGGGCATTGCGCTATCCCGTTTCAGTAAGTTTAACGGATGA
- a CDS encoding metalloregulator ArsR/SmtB family transcription factor, with protein MSNENNFFDLVENVDSAADFLSALANNKRLLILCKLLNNEMSVGALAKAIDLSQSALSQHLAKLRALDLVSTRRDAQTIYYIVSSPHIELMLSTLSSLYMSPTPRRREMAAVLHQ; from the coding sequence ATGTCTAACGAAAATAATTTTTTTGATTTAGTTGAAAATGTTGATTCCGCAGCGGATTTTTTGTCCGCATTAGCAAATAACAAGAGGCTCCTCATTCTTTGTAAATTACTAAATAATGAGATGTCTGTTGGCGCACTTGCAAAAGCAATCGATCTCAGTCAATCCGCTTTATCACAACATCTTGCGAAGCTGAGAGCGCTTGATCTGGTATCAACACGACGCGATGCGCAGACTATTTATTATATTGTTTCATCACCACATATCGAGTTGATGTTGTCTACACTTTCAAGTCTCTATATGAGTCCAACTCCGCGTCGACGCGAAATGGCGGCGGTGCTACATCAGTAA
- a CDS encoding ABC transporter substrate-binding protein has translation MKFYKTLLAATAVVALMSGAASAKTFVYCSPASPEGFDPAAYTGGDTFDASAHPVYNRLAEFKNGTTEVVPGLAESWTVSDDGKEYTFKLRTGVKFHSSDNFTPSRDFNADDVIFSFDRMGNKENPWHEYTSGISYEYFDSMEMGSLIKEIQKIDDNTVKFILTRPEAAFLANISMPFASIISKEYTDKLAADGKQSDLNQFPVGTGPFQFVAYQKDAVVRFKANPDYWGDKPKIDDLVFAITTDPAVRAQKLKAGECHLMSYPAPADIKGLQADSNLKVDEQAGLNVAYFAYNTLKAPFDKPEVRKALNQAVNKQAIVDGVYEGQGQVAKNPIPPTMWSYNDKIEDDKYDPEAAKAALEAAGVKDLKMKLWAMPVSRPYMPNARRTAELMQSDLAKVGVNAEIVSMEWGEYLKKSGEKDRDGAVILGWTGDNGDPDNFLGTLLGCAGVGSNNRAQWCYQPFEDLIQKAKVSTSHDERVKLYEEAQVIFKEQAPWNTIAHSTVFVPMSAKVTGFKQSPLGDYRFEEVDISE, from the coding sequence ATGAAATTCTATAAAACACTTCTTGCTGCTACGGCAGTTGTCGCTTTGATGAGCGGCGCGGCCTCGGCAAAGACCTTTGTCTATTGTTCGCCAGCATCGCCTGAGGGTTTTGATCCTGCAGCTTATACCGGTGGTGACACGTTTGATGCGTCCGCGCATCCGGTTTACAACCGCCTTGCAGAATTTAAAAATGGCACAACGGAAGTTGTCCCGGGTCTTGCTGAAAGCTGGACCGTTTCAGACGATGGTAAGGAATACACCTTCAAGCTTCGCACCGGCGTCAAGTTCCATTCGAGCGACAATTTCACGCCAAGCCGTGATTTCAACGCCGACGATGTGATCTTCTCGTTTGATCGCATGGGCAACAAGGAAAACCCATGGCACGAATATACGTCGGGCATTTCCTATGAATATTTCGATTCCATGGAAATGGGTTCGCTGATCAAGGAAATCCAGAAGATTGACGATAATACCGTCAAGTTCATTCTGACCCGCCCAGAAGCTGCATTCCTCGCAAATATTTCGATGCCTTTCGCTTCGATCATTTCGAAGGAATACACCGACAAGCTCGCAGCGGATGGCAAGCAGTCCGATCTTAACCAGTTCCCGGTTGGTACAGGTCCTTTCCAGTTCGTTGCTTACCAGAAAGACGCAGTTGTTCGCTTCAAGGCCAACCCGGACTATTGGGGTGACAAGCCGAAGATCGACGATCTGGTTTTTGCAATCACCACTGACCCGGCTGTGCGCGCACAGAAGCTCAAGGCTGGTGAATGCCACCTGATGTCTTACCCGGCACCAGCTGACATTAAGGGTCTTCAGGCCGATTCCAACCTCAAGGTTGACGAACAGGCTGGCCTGAATGTTGCGTATTTCGCTTATAATACGCTCAAGGCGCCATTCGATAAGCCGGAAGTTCGCAAGGCACTCAATCAGGCTGTTAACAAGCAGGCGATTGTCGATGGCGTTTATGAAGGTCAGGGTCAGGTTGCAAAGAACCCGATTCCACCGACAATGTGGAGCTACAACGACAAGATCGAAGACGACAAGTACGATCCGGAAGCAGCCAAAGCAGCTCTCGAAGCTGCTGGCGTCAAGGATCTGAAGATGAAGCTGTGGGCAATGCCTGTCAGCCGTCCTTACATGCCCAATGCACGTCGTACGGCTGAACTGATGCAGTCAGATCTTGCCAAGGTTGGTGTAAACGCTGAAATCGTTTCGATGGAATGGGGTGAGTACCTCAAGAAGTCGGGCGAAAAGGACCGCGACGGTGCAGTCATTCTCGGCTGGACCGGTGACAATGGTGATCCGGACAACTTCCTCGGCACGCTTCTGGGCTGCGCAGGCGTTGGTTCGAACAACCGCGCACAGTGGTGCTACCAGCCATTCGAAGACCTGATCCAGAAGGCCAAGGTTTCGACAAGCCATGACGAACGCGTCAAGCTTTACGAAGAAGCACAGGTGATCTTCAAGGAGCAGGCTCCTTGGAACACGATTGCTCACTCGACCGTTTTTGTGCCGATGTCGGCCAAGGTAACGGGCTTCAAGCAGAGCCCGCTTGGTGACTATCGCTTCGAAGAAGTCGATATTAGCGAGTAA